A window of the Gossypium hirsutum isolate 1008001.06 chromosome A03, Gossypium_hirsutum_v2.1, whole genome shotgun sequence genome harbors these coding sequences:
- the LOC107887280 gene encoding hydroxyproline O-galactosyltransferase GALT6 — protein MKKSKLSKLDRLDRFDMFISLAKQRSVQILFILGFLYLVLVTVEIPFVFRTRLNTLSQEPLTRVPRLASEVEFQYKEAPSRPLNWVSKNAPTPTQFHHQKQLKLQSTILSRLSFDAESFDPTAKDGSLELHKSAKVAWEVGRKLWEELESGEVKIGSINKPKKPKNESELCRPSVSLSESEFLAHGKVMVLPCGLTLGSHITVVGKPRAAHAETNPRIALLKSGEDSVMVSQFMMELQGLKTVDGEDPPRILHFNPRLKGDWSRKPVIEQNTCYRMQWGTAMRCEGWKSKADDETVDGQVKCEKWIRDDNDRSVESNATWWLKRLIGRTKKVTVDWPFPFTEGKLFVLTLSAGLEGYHVSVDGRHITSFPYRTGYTLEDATGLMLNGDVDVHSIFAASLPTSHPSFAPQRHLEMSNRWKAPPLSEQPVDLFIGVLSAGNHFAERMAVRKSWMQHKLVKSSHVVARFFVAMHARKEVNVELKREAEFFGDVVIVPYMDNYDLVVLKTVAICEYGGRVAAAKYIMKCDDDTFVRVDAVINEAKKVHPDRSFYIGNINYYHRPLRAGKWAVTYEEWAEEVYPPYANGPGYIMSSDIAHFIVSEFEKHNLSLFKMEDVSMGMWVEKFNSSKAVDYIHSLKFCQFGCIEGYYTAHYQSPRQMMCMWDKLQKQTRPQCCNMR, from the exons ATGAAGAAATCGAAGTTATCGAAGCTAGATAGATTAGACAGATTCGATATGTTCATTTCCTTAGCAAAGCAACGATCGGTTCAGATTCTGTTCATCCTTGGTTTTCTGTACTTAGTTTTGGTTACCGTCGAGATCCCATTTGTGTTCCGGACTAGGTTAAATACTTTGTCTCAGGAACCATTAACTCGGGTTCCTAGACTCGCTAGCGAGGTTGAATTTCAATACAAAGAGGCACCGAGTCGTCCCTTGAATTGGGTTTCCAAGAACGCGCCCACCCCAACTCAGTTTCACCATCAGAAGCAACTAAAACTCCAGTCTACGATCCTCTCTCGTTTGTCTTTTGATGCCGAATCCTTTGACCCGACTGCGAAAGACGGGTCGTTGGAGCTCCATAAGTCAGCAAAAGTTGCTTGGGAAGTTGGGAGAAAGCTGTGGGAAGAACTCGAATCAGGGGAAGTCAAAATTGGCTCTATAAATAAACCCAAAAAACCCAAGAATGAATCCGAACTATGTAGGCCTTCGGTTTCTTTATCGGAATCGGAGTTTTTGGCCCACGGCAAGGTCATGGTGCTTCCCTGCGGGCTTACTTTGGGGTCTCACATAACGGTGGTGGGGAAACCGAGAGCAGCCCATGCGGAGACAAATCCGAGGATTGCGTTGCTAAAATCCGGGGAAGATTCTGTTATGGTTTCGCAGTTTATGATGGAATTGCAGGGGTTGAAGACGGTGGATGGGGAGGACCCACCGCGGATTCTTCATTTTAATCCCAGGTTGAAAGGGGATTGGAGTAGGAAGCCGGTGATCGAGCAGAACACTTGTTATAGGATGCAGTGGGGAACTGCCATGCGTTGTGAAGGGTGGAAATCCAAGGCTGACGATGAGACTG TTGATGGTCAGGTCAAGTGTGAGAAGTGGATACGAGATGATAATGACCGTTCTGTGGAGTCTAATGCAACATGGTGGTTGAAAAGGTTAATAGGTCGAACAAAAAAGGTGACTGTTGACTGGCCCTTCCCATTCACTGAGGGGAAGCTTTTTGTCCTGACACTTAGTGCTGGTTTGGAGGGATACCATGTTAGTGTTGATGGGAGGCATATTACTTCTTTTCCTTATCGGACT GGGTATACCCTTGAGGATGCCACCGGACTAATGTTGAATGGAGATGTTGATGTCCACTCTATTTTTGCGGCATCTTTGCCTACGTCACATCCTAGTTTTGCTCCTCAAAGGCATCTTGAGATGTCCAATAGATGGAAGGCTCCACCACTTTCTGAGCAACCTGTGGATTTGTTTATTGGTGTACTTTCTGCAGGCAATCATTTTGCTGAGCGAATGGCTGTAAGGAAGTCTTGGATGCAGCATAAACTTGTTAAATCTTCACATGTAGTTGCTCGTTTCTTTGTGGCAATG CATGCAAGAAAGGAAGTGAATGTAGAACTGAAGAGGGAAGCAGAATTTTTCGGAGATGTCGTCATTGTGCCATATATGGACAACTACGACCTTGTCGTGTTAAAAACTGTTGCCATCTGTGAATATGGG GGTCGTGTAGCAGCCGCCAAGTATATAATGAAGTGTGACGATGACACATTTGTGAGAGTAGATGCAGTAATTAACGAAGCAAAGAAAGTACATCCGGATCGAAGCTTCTATATTGGCAACATCAACTACTACCACCGGCCCCTACGTGCTGGTAAATGGGCAGTAACATATGAG GAGTGGGCAGAGGAAGTTTATCCGCCATATGCAAATGGACCAGGATATATAATGTCATCTGACATAGCACACTTCATCGTCTCTGAATTTGAGAAACACAATTTAAGT TTGTTCAAGATGGAAGATGTGAGTATGGGGATGTGGGTGGAGAAATTCAACAGCTCAAAGGCGGTGGATTATATACATAGTTTGAAGTTTTGCCAATTCGGATGCATAGAAGGTTATTATACAGCTCATTACCAGTCACCCAGACAAATGATGTGCATGTGGGACAAGTTGCAAAAGCAGACAAGGCCTCAATGTTGTAACATGAgatag